The region CCACACACCACAAGTGGTGCGCATGTTGCCAGTTCAGGGTGGTTAGTATCACCGCTTCACTCTTTGTCGCATGCATACGGGTACGGGAATATCAACCCGTTGACCATCGACTACGCCTGTCGGCCTCGCCTTAGGACCCGACTCACCCTGGGAAGACGAACTTGACCCAGGAACCCTTAGTCATCCAGCGGATACGATTCTCACGTATCTCTCGTTACTCATGCCTGCATTCTCACTCGCACACAGTCCACCACCCCTTACAGTATGGCTTCACCCCATGCACGACGCTCCCCTACCCATAGTAAAAACTATGCCGCGGCTTCGGCGGTGTACTTGAGCCCCACTACATTGTCGGCGCAGAACCACTCGACCAGTGAGCTATTACGCACTCTTTCAAGGATGGCTGCTTCTAAGCCAACCTCCTGGCTGTCTTCGCGATCCCACATCCTTTTCCACTTAGTACACCCTTAGGGGCCTTAACCGGCGATCTGGGCTGTTTCCCTCTCGACTATGAAGCTTATCCCCCACAGTCTCACTGCTATAGAACACTTAACCGGCATTCGGAGTTTGGCTGATGTTGCTAAGATGATAGTCCCGCTCAACCAACCAGTAGCTCTACCTCCGGCAAACTACTATAACGCTGCACCTAAATGCATTTCGGGGAGAACCAGCTATCACGGAGTTTGATTGGCCTTTCACCCCTACCCACAACTCATCCCCTCAGTTTTCAACCTAAGTGGGTTCGCGCCTCCACAACCTCTTACAGCTGCTTCACACTGGCCATGGGTAGATCACCCCGCTTCGGGTCCAGGACATGCCACTTACAACACCCAATTAGGATTCGCTTTCGCTACGACTACCCCACACGGGTTAACCTCGCGACATGCCGCTGACTCGCAGGCTCATTCTTCAAAAGGCACGCCATCACACACACGCGGTGCTCTGACGGATTGTAAGCGCACGGTTTCAGGAACTCTTTCACTCCCCTCCCGGGGTACTTTTCACCATTCCCTCACGGTACTTATTCACTATCGGTCACACTTAGTATTTAGGCTTACCGGGTGGTCCCGGCAGATTCACAGCAGATTCCACGAGCCCACTGCTACTCGGGCAAACAATCACCACAACACGACACGCCTTCACGTACAGGGGCTCTCACCCTCTCCGGCACACCATCCCAGGTGACTTCCGCTAACACGCCGCATCATAGGGGTACATGGCAGCATACCCACAATCATCGCCCACAACACCACACGCGCAACCCCTGCCAGGTATCACACACGCATGGTTTAGCCTCATCCACGTTCGCTCGCCACTACTAGCAGAATCACAATTGTTTTCTTCTCCTACGGGTACTGAGATGTTTCACTTCCCCGCGTAACCCCCACACAGACTATACATTCATCTGCAGGTAACACTCCATAACAAGTGCCAGGTTTCCCCATTCGGACATCCTCGGATCAACGCTTTGTTGGCAACTCCCCGAGGCATAACGCAGCCTCACACGTCCTTCATCGGCTAAGCATGCCAAGGCATCCACCGTACGCCCTTGTAACAAAACAAAAACACACAACAAACAAACAACAAACAACCACCACACACAAACAGCGCACAATGATCATCTATTGTCAGGCAAACTTACAATCAAAAAATTCTTCCACAAGAATAAAGATGCTCGCGTCCACTATACAGTTCTCACACAACACACCCCACACACCAACCACCAACCAAACCAGTCAATGATCAACACGCGGAATCATTCAAGACAACACAACTGCTGCCTCAGACACCCAACAGTGCACCAACACACAATAATTATTACTTCTTTTGATTACAAAAACCCGGCCACACTGCAACCACAACCACAACCACCACACGAATGCATGACAGTCTGTAGCTGGTGTGTCTCCACCCGGAAACAACAATTGGCAGCCACACCCACGGTGACTCAACCAACAAACAAGCCCACAACTGTGAGCCACAATAAAAAACTCCTTAGAAAGGAGGTGATCCAGCCGCACCTTCCGGTACGGCTACCTTGTTACGACTTCGTCCCAATCGCCGATCCCACCTTCGACAGCTCCCATGACAGGCCACTGGCTTCGGGTGTTACCAACTTTCATGACGTGACGGGCGGTGTGTACAAGGCCCGGGAACGTATTCACCGCAGCGTTGCTGATCTGCGATTACTAGCGACTCCGACTTCATGGGGTCGAGTTGCAGACCCCAATCCGAACTAAGGCCGGCTTTGTGCGATTAGCATCCCCTCACAAGGTAGCAAACGCGCTGTACCGACCATTGTAGCATGTGTGAAGCCCTGGACATAAGGGGCATGATGATTTGACGTCATCCCCACCTTCCTCCGAGTTAACCCCGGCAGTCTCTCATGAGTCCCCACCATTACGTGCTGGCAACATAAGACAAGGGTTGCGCTCGTTGCGGGACTTAACCCAACATCTCACGACACGAGCTGACGACAACCATGCACCACCTGTATAGCGACCACAAGGGAAACCACATCTCTGCGGCGATCCGCTACATGTCAAGCCCAGGTAAGGTTCTTCGCGTTGCATCGAATTAATCCACATGCTCCGCCGCTTGTGCGGGCCCCCGTCAATTCCTTTGAGTTTTAGCCTTGCGGCCGTACTCCCCAGGCGGGGCGCTTAATGCGTTAGCTACGGCACAAATCCCGTGGAAGGGACTCACACCTAGCGCCCACCGTTTACGGCATGGACTACCAGGGTATCTAATCCTGTTCGCTACCCATGCTTTCGCTCCTCAGCGTCAGTTACTGCCCAGAGACCTGCCTTCGCCATCGGTGTTCCTCCTGATATCTGCGCATTTCACCGCTACACCAGGAATTCCAGTCTCCCCTACAGCACTCAAGTTATGCCCGTATCGCCTGCAGTCCCACAGTTAAGCTGTGGACTTACACAAACGACGCGACAAACCACCTACGAGCTCTTTACGCCCAGTAATTCCGGACAACGCTCGCACCCTACGTATTACCGCGGCTGCTGGCACGTAGTTAGCCGGTGCTTCTTCTCCAGGTACCGTCACAAAAAAGCTTCGTCCCTAGCGAAAGGAGTTTACAACCCGAAGGCCTTCATCCCCCACGCGGCGTCGCTGCATCAGGCTTGCGCCCATTGTGCAATATTCCCCACTGCTGCCTCCCGTAGGAGTCTGGGCCGTATCTCAGTCCCAATGTGGCCGTACACCCTCTCAGGCCGGCTACCCGTCGACGCCTTGGTAGGCCATTACCCCACCAACAAGCTGATAGGCCGCGAGCTCATCCCATACCGCAAAAGCTTTCCACAACAATATCCAAAAAGTTGTCCTATCCGGTATTAGACCCAGTTTCCCAAGCTTATCCCGAAGTACAGGGCAGATCACCCACGTGTTACTCACCCGTTCGCCACTCGAGTACCAGTGCAAGCACTGGCCTTTCCGTTCGACTTGCATGTGTTAAGCACGCCGCCAGCGTTCATCCTGAGCCAGGATCAAACTCTCCACAAAAACTATTTCAGAAAGAAACAAGGCCGTGAAAAGCCCAAAACCTAACCAAAAACAAACCAACCACCAACAACAGTCAGTGTCTGGCAAAATCCTAAAATTACAAAAACTGTAAAGTACAAACAAAACTGGTCCCAACCCGACGGGGCAAAACAGGACCAGTCACAACCACATCAACCAATAAAGTCAACGCGACCATGCATCTGCACCACACCAGTGACACCCAATCATAGGTTCAAGCATCACCGCCGGCACACACCAAGACATGGCACACAGCACGCAACCAAAAGTCAATGCAATCAAAAAAATAAAAAGTACATTGGCACACTATCGAGTTCTCAAACAACAACCGCACACCCAAACACACCACAAAACACAGTGGCGCATTCAAAGCGACGAAGATTGACACTAACAAAACATTCTCAACAACGCAAACACGCGCCGCATCACAGAACCTATTTCATTATGTCGGCCAGCGGTAGTTTTCCTAACCGCCATCTCACCATCCAACCCTCTCAAGAGTCTGTCTGGCGGGGCGTTGTCGGTCTCGCTGACTCACATAAAGTTACACACACACCAACAACAACACAAATCGCCAGTTCAGACAGCATTTTCACAACTTCATATCAGGGTTCTTTTGGGCTCCGTTTACACGTCCCGCGACGTACAGCGTGAGCGTCGCGAGTGCCACCAGCAATGCGCATCCAACTACTGGCAGCGTCCAGGCCAAGGGCTCTGGGTCGCGGATGAACTGCCAGAGGATCATGACGGCCATGAACGTCACTAGCTGGTTGCGCCCCCATGCCAACGGCATCGCAAGTCCGGTGAGGACCAAGATGAACGTCGCCCAGACAGGTGCGGTGGTGAGGGTGTGGGCGTCGAAAAGTGTGGGAAGGGAACGCAGCGCTACGTAGATCCCGGCGGACACCACCACTGCACCCAGCCCATGCAAACCCCACGTGCGCCGGGGGATTCCGTACGCGCGTGCGGTCGTCGGCGAACTTGCGCCCCACGAGTAGATTGCTGCGAAGGAGCCAAAAAGGAACAGGTCAGGGATGGTTGCGATAAACGGGCCCCACTCTTTGTCGATGAACGATTGCACCGCGAGCTGCACGGCGACCGAGCCGAGGCCAAAGGCGGCGGCCAGGAGGAGCGGTTGCTTCCAAAAGAGCTGGAACGTCAGCGGCTGGTCCAAGCGCAGCCCCATGATGGCCGATCCCCTCTCGGGAGAGTTGAGTTCTTCGCCGGTGGTGGCGTCGTTACTTGCGTATAGGGCGAGCCACCCGGTGACCAGCGCGATGGCGAGTAACCCGTACAGCGAAGGACTCACGATCAGCGTCGGCACGCAAAGAACGACCCAGACCGCGAGGGCGGCGCGGCGCTTGTACGCGAGGGCGCGCTTGCGGTTCATCCCGTAGGAGCGAAAAACGTTCGATTCGGGGATAAGGGTCATATAGAGGAGGAGCGAGGACATCGTCGCGGCTGTGATGACCAGCGGAATACTGCCCAGCCAGTCGGCAAAGATGGTGGCAGCGCCCATGAACAGGCCGAAGAGCGTTAGCAGGAAGCGCCATTTCGAGCCCGCGAGTATTTGCGCGCGGAAGAAACCGGGGCGAACAAAGGTCTGCATTTAGCTCACCTCCAGGAGGTGCTCGATGACATCGCCAAAGTCGACAGGTCGCAGGGGATTGTGCAGGCCGAGGCGCTCGGCGTGGGCGTCGGCATCATCGGCGGTCACGTGCGCGCTGACCTTGCCGTCGCGGCCCAGCACCAGGGCGCTGCTCAGAATTTTCGACGCCTCTTCGATATGGTGCGTGGCCATCACGAACGTGCGTCCGTCCTCGGCCACGTCGAGGAGGTGGCGATAGAACACGTTGGTGTTGTGGACGTCGAGGCCGACGTAGGGTTCGTCGAGAAGCGTGAGCTCGGCGCCAGAGGCGATGCCGACAATGTTGCCGACCATCGCGCGCTGGCCGCGCGACATCTTGCTGTACGTGGTGCCGAGCGCCTCGTCGAGGTCGAAGTCGTCGATGAGGCGGCGCGCGAGCCCATCGTCCCAGTTCGGGTACCGCAGCTGCGCGCCCTTGAGAATGTCCTTGCCGCTCCAGCTCGCCGGGTAGCCGACGTCGACGCCGGTGAGCGCGACGCGGTCCATCACCGCTGCGTTATCGAACGGAGCCAGGCCGAACACCTCGACGGCGCCGCCGGAGGATTTCAGTTGGCCGGCGACAATCTGCAACAACGTCGACTTACCGACGCCATTTCGCCCCAACAGCCCGTGGATGCCGCCAGACGGCAGGTCGAAGGACACCCCGTTGAGGACGTGCTTCTTACCAAAGTGCTTCTCTAGCCCATCGGCGCGGATAATCATGGCGTTCATTGATACATTCCTCTACTTTCTGCTACTCGATGTACAAGGTCGATCAAGTCGTCGCGGCTCAGGCCGACGCGGACGGCTTCGTCGATAAGAGGGGCGACGAACGTACCCGGGAACGCTTCCCGGCGGGTTTCCAGGATCCGTTCGCGCGCGTCCGGGGTGACGAACATCCCGAGGCCGCGGCGCTTCTCGAGGACCTGGGCGTCGACAAGTAAACCGAGGCCCTTGCGCGCTGTCGCGGGGTTGATGTTGTGGAAGGCTGCGAGCTCGTTTGTCGACGGTGCCCGCTCGCCCGACTTCAGTGTCCCGTCGACGATGAGGTCCTCCACCAACTTCGCGATCTGCACGAAGAGTGGCTCTGAATCTCCAACCACCATTCCTCCCTTCGAGCTCGTTGGTTAGTTACTGCACTAACTAACTATAGAACTGTGGTCAGGTAGCTCGCAAGGACCCCTACGAAATTTCTTGAACTACTAGCATGAGTAGGCACACAAACATATGTAGCCTTGTGATGAAAAGAATTTAACGACAATAAAGAATCGGAATTTAGGAGCCATGCTTGAACGCACACTGGTGTTCGTCGACACTTCTTACCTACTGGCGAGCTTTTACAACTCATGGGAAATCGGCGCGCGAGCACAATTAGAAATCGACTTACCCGAGGTAGTCGCCAACCTCGGAGTCATGATCAGCCACCAACTCCACCAACCCATCCACCGTCAAATGTGGTACGACGGCATCCCCGACTCCGGACCCCACCGCTACCAGCGCGCCCTGCGCTCCTGCGACGGGGTCCAACTCCGCACCGGGCAACTCATCGAATGGGGTGAACGACGCACACAGAAAGGCGTCGACACCCGACTCGTCGCAGACCTGGTGATCAACGCTACGCGTGGCCAATTCAGCGACTTCGTCCTGGTCTCCGGCGACGCCGACATGATCCCCGGCGTCGAAGAAGCCACCAACAACGGCGTCCGCGTCCACCTCTACGGATTCGGCTGGGACTCCATGTCCTCCGCCCTCCGCCACGCCTGCGACACCACCACCATCCTCGACCCACGCGAAGACTTCGCAGACTCCATGCAGCTCCGCGTCCTCGAAGGGCCCCTCCCACCCAGCATCCGGGAGCGCCCGATCGCCGACGCCGAACCCGTCGAAGACAACCAGGGCCCCACTGAAGTACCCGGCCTGGGACCCGATCCACTCACTGCGCCGGAGGAGCCTGCCGCTGAGGAGCCTGCTTCGGACCAGCCGGTCGATCCACCGGCCGCGGAAACCCCAGTTACCCCGGCGACCCCATCGCCTGCCGATATGCCGAAGCCCGGCCCAAAGCCTGGCCCGGTACCCACGGAACCACCGGCACCGGCCAAGCCGACAGAACCTGCAACACCTGCCGAGGACCCGAAGCCGGAAACCATCTCCGACGAGGACACCGACGATGTACCGGCCCCCAAGCCGGCACCGAAGCCGTCGATGATGGCGCCGCGCCGCAAGCTCCGCTCGCGCTACGTGCCACTGCCAGAAGAAGTCTGGACGTCCTCCGGCTTCCAAACCCCCTACGACGTGGGACAACAGTACGCAGCCTGGTGGTTCGAGAACGCTGCCTCCAGCGAGCAGCGCGACAAGGCCCACATGCTTTCCGGTGGCGGTCTGCCACCGGAGATCGATAGGCCACTGCTCCAGTTCGCCTGCGAAACCCTGCACGAATACACCCTGACGGAAACCCAGCGCGTCAACCTTCGCGACGGCTTCCACTCCGGCATCCGGGGCGTACTCATCAATATTCGCCGCGAAAGCTAACACACTTTCGAGACAGCAAGGCCCCTGTCCGACACATTCAGGTCGGGCAGGGGCGTTCTTTTTGCGTTGTGCGCTGCGGTTTTTCTAAATGTGAGCAACAGGATTGTAGTAATCCCCATTTCGAACGCATTTTCGGGGAATACTACAATCCTGTTACTACAGTTTGCGGCGCTGAG is a window of Corynebacterium pseudogenitalium DNA encoding:
- a CDS encoding NYN domain-containing protein: MLERTLVFVDTSYLLASFYNSWEIGARAQLEIDLPEVVANLGVMISHQLHQPIHRQMWYDGIPDSGPHRYQRALRSCDGVQLRTGQLIEWGERRTQKGVDTRLVADLVINATRGQFSDFVLVSGDADMIPGVEEATNNGVRVHLYGFGWDSMSSALRHACDTTTILDPREDFADSMQLRVLEGPLPPSIRERPIADAEPVEDNQGPTEVPGLGPDPLTAPEEPAAEEPASDQPVDPPAAETPVTPATPSPADMPKPGPKPGPVPTEPPAPAKPTEPATPAEDPKPETISDEDTDDVPAPKPAPKPSMMAPRRKLRSRYVPLPEEVWTSSGFQTPYDVGQQYAAWWFENAASSEQRDKAHMLSGGGLPPEIDRPLLQFACETLHEYTLTETQRVNLRDGFHSGIRGVLINIRRES
- a CDS encoding ABC transporter ATP-binding protein translates to MNAMIIRADGLEKHFGKKHVLNGVSFDLPSGGIHGLLGRNGVGKSTLLQIVAGQLKSSGGAVEVFGLAPFDNAAVMDRVALTGVDVGYPASWSGKDILKGAQLRYPNWDDGLARRLIDDFDLDEALGTTYSKMSRGQRAMVGNIVGIASGAELTLLDEPYVGLDVHNTNVFYRHLLDVAEDGRTFVMATHHIEEASKILSSALVLGRDGKVSAHVTADDADAHAERLGLHNPLRPVDFGDVIEHLLEVS
- a CDS encoding GntR family transcriptional regulator, producing the protein MVVGDSEPLFVQIAKLVEDLIVDGTLKSGERAPSTNELAAFHNINPATARKGLGLLVDAQVLEKRRGLGMFVTPDARERILETRREAFPGTFVAPLIDEAVRVGLSRDDLIDLVHRVAESRGMYQ